The following proteins come from a genomic window of uncultured Fretibacterium sp.:
- a CDS encoding MATE family efflux transporter: MMRDVEALGHEPMGKLLLRLSTPSVVGMMVQSLYNVVDAFFVGRSVGPHGIAAVFSAFPIQIVVMAFALLMGSGGVSLISRSLGARDVDRAERALGTITSVSLILGAIMAGVIVLLAEPLVRVLGASESIVRDSIAYVRIVGISIPAFSYSIVSNNAARGEGNARLAMVTMLISGLMNVFLDALLIFNLGMGVVGAAWATAISQTLGAVWLAWYYLSGKSVLRLRADCLRPQLRLLAEIVRVGMSAFFNQIGIALTIGFLNNTFARYGGDAGMAAYGIIQRTNSLIVMPILGMNQGMVPIVGYNWGAGDLRRVWQALKLSALTATAICCLGSCVLLLFPDRLFAIFSDDPELIAQGVTGARFIAFGIVFAGFQILFSGFYQGIGRGVPSLCFSVLRQFLLIIPLVWSLSGLFGLKGAWCAFPITDTVAFLLASLYFRINGRRLLGH, encoded by the coding sequence ATGATGCGGGACGTCGAGGCGCTCGGGCACGAACCTATGGGGAAACTTCTTCTGCGTCTGTCGACGCCCTCCGTGGTGGGGATGATGGTCCAGTCCCTCTACAACGTCGTGGACGCTTTTTTCGTCGGGCGCAGCGTCGGGCCTCATGGCATCGCGGCCGTCTTCTCCGCCTTTCCCATCCAGATCGTGGTCATGGCCTTCGCCCTGCTGATGGGCTCGGGCGGGGTGTCCCTGATATCGAGGAGCCTGGGCGCGCGCGACGTCGACCGTGCGGAACGCGCGCTGGGGACGATCACGTCGGTCTCGCTGATCCTGGGGGCGATTATGGCAGGGGTCATCGTCCTCCTCGCGGAACCGCTGGTGCGCGTCCTCGGGGCCTCGGAGTCCATCGTTCGCGACTCCATTGCCTACGTCCGCATCGTGGGCATCTCGATCCCCGCCTTCTCCTATTCCATCGTCAGCAACAACGCGGCGAGGGGAGAGGGCAATGCCCGGCTCGCCATGGTCACCATGCTGATATCGGGGCTGATGAACGTATTTCTGGACGCGCTCCTCATCTTCAACCTGGGGATGGGCGTGGTGGGGGCGGCCTGGGCCACCGCCATCAGCCAGACGCTGGGGGCGGTCTGGCTCGCCTGGTATTACCTCTCCGGGAAGAGCGTGCTGAGGCTGAGGGCGGATTGTCTCCGGCCCCAACTCCGGCTCCTGGCCGAGATCGTCCGGGTGGGGATGTCCGCCTTCTTCAACCAGATCGGAATCGCCCTCACGATCGGGTTCCTGAACAACACCTTCGCGCGGTACGGAGGGGACGCGGGGATGGCGGCTTACGGCATCATCCAGCGCACCAACTCCCTGATCGTGATGCCGATCCTCGGGATGAACCAGGGGATGGTGCCCATCGTCGGCTACAACTGGGGGGCCGGGGACCTCAGGCGCGTGTGGCAGGCCCTCAAGCTGTCGGCCCTGACCGCGACGGCTATATGCTGTCTGGGCTCCTGCGTCCTGCTCCTGTTTCCCGACCGGCTCTTCGCCATCTTCTCCGACGACCCGGAGCTGATTGCCCAGGGTGTCACGGGCGCTCGGTTCATCGCGTTCGGCATCGTGTTCGCCGGTTTCCAGATCCTCTTCTCAGGGTTCTACCAGGGGATCGGGCGGGGGGTCCCCTCGCTTTGCTTCTCCGTGCTGCGCCAGTTTTTGTTGATCATCCCGCTGGTCTGGAGCCTGTCGGGCCTCTTCGGGTTGAAGGGCGCGTGGTGTGCCTTTCCCATCACCGATACGGTGGCGTTCCTCCTGGCCTCACTCTACTTCCGGATCAACGGACGCCGCCTGCTGGGGCATTGA
- a CDS encoding metal-sensing transcriptional repressor, which produces MLQCIDEKDIVRRLRRIEGQVRGLVRMVEEDKPCEDILIQIGSVKAALHKVGQYVLEGHLHHCVLDGIQQGNGDEVLDRLSGALEQFSRLV; this is translated from the coding sequence ATGCTGCAGTGCATCGATGAGAAGGACATCGTTCGCCGGCTCAGGAGGATCGAGGGGCAGGTGCGCGGGCTCGTGCGGATGGTGGAGGAGGACAAGCCCTGCGAGGACATCCTCATCCAGATCGGATCGGTCAAGGCGGCCCTGCACAAGGTGGGGCAGTACGTCCTGGAGGGACACCTGCACCACTGCGTTCTGGACGGCATCCAGCAGGGCAACGGCGACGAGGTTCTGGACCGCCTCTCCGGGGCCCTGGAGCAGTTCTCCCGCCTGGTGTGA
- a CDS encoding NAD(P)H-hydrate dehydratase: MPLQDFSRAEAAALLPGRPANMHKGNRGRLLVVGGSDRYPGAPALSALAALRSGSGVVSLLSSSAVCAACAARLPEVVYLPDGGDWTRTALNEAPSLAAAVVGPGLGRAAESLSVVRDLWVRWPKPLLVDGDGLFALSGVAVEACFSRGDAVLTPHEGEAARLLGISSDAVRGDRLSAARRLAERWGCVLLKGNPTIVAWRGGEMVRRLSWGGPELSVPGSGDVLSGCIGAFLAMGLAARDAALLGASLHGMAGARLRSGGVDGVLASEIADALRPAIEALRS; encoded by the coding sequence ATGCCGCTCCAGGATTTTTCGAGGGCCGAGGCGGCGGCGCTTCTGCCGGGCCGTCCGGCCAACATGCACAAGGGGAACCGCGGGCGGCTGCTCGTCGTGGGTGGTTCCGACCGTTATCCGGGGGCTCCCGCGCTGTCCGCCCTGGCGGCGCTGCGCAGCGGAAGCGGGGTTGTCAGCCTGCTCTCGTCCTCTGCGGTGTGCGCTGCCTGCGCGGCGCGGCTCCCTGAGGTCGTCTATCTGCCGGACGGGGGGGACTGGACCCGGACGGCCCTGAACGAGGCCCCGTCCCTTGCTGCCGCTGTCGTAGGGCCGGGGCTGGGGCGCGCCGCCGAGTCCCTGAGCGTGGTTCGGGATCTCTGGGTCCGATGGCCCAAGCCCCTTCTGGTGGATGGCGACGGCCTGTTTGCCCTGTCCGGCGTCGCGGTCGAGGCCTGTTTTTCCCGGGGCGACGCGGTGTTGACCCCCCATGAGGGGGAGGCTGCCCGCCTTTTGGGGATCTCGTCGGATGCCGTGCGAGGCGATCGCCTGAGTGCGGCGCGGCGCTTGGCCGAACGTTGGGGCTGCGTGCTGCTCAAGGGGAACCCCACGATTGTGGCCTGGCGCGGGGGGGAGATGGTCCGCCGTTTGAGCTGGGGCGGGCCGGAGCTCTCCGTCCCGGGCTCGGGCGATGTGCTCTCCGGCTGTATCGGGGCCTTCCTGGCGATGGGGCTTGCAGCGCGGGACGCGGCGCTGTTGGGTGCATCCCTGCACGGCATGGCGGGGGCACGCCTGCGCTCCGGAGGCGTGGACGGCGTGCTGGCCTCCGAGATTGCGGACGCCCTGCGCCCCGCGATAGAGGCGCTGCGCTCATGA
- a CDS encoding heavy metal translocating P-type ATPase: protein MGLLVLIVGFFIGGSLPPVRRGIFYGVPWLLCGMPVLYHGWSSLRRGRFFNEFTLMGGASLAAIGLGELPEALAVMVLYQLGEWLQGRAAGRSRRSVRALLAEKPKVAHVLDGDDVEDLAPEAVTTGMRVVVRPGEKIPVDGTVVSGESQVDTAPITGESVPVRTVVGSRVYGGTVCLDGSLVLEASGPFESSEIARVLDMVERAAANKSPVERFITRFAAWYTPAIFGVALLTLLVPPLVLEGGWREWFYRSLVVLMVSCPCALVISVPLGYFGGIGAASRRGILVKGGSVLDAMSGIAAVAFDKTGTLTEGVFKVTVVRPAKGVAEEELREGARVAEALSGHPLARSVREAFGTVNPRGIEATEAAGKGVRALRNGETFYAGRAEWLRENGVDALEARDDSSGTLIYVGQGKRFLGTVEVSDVIRSDAHRTIKELRDRGIRSYMLTGDRRDTAERVAEKLGMDDFRAELLPEMKVEAFRELTEGRPAAFVGDGVNDAPLLASSHVGIAMGALGSDVAIEAADVVLLNDAPSRVAELAEIARRTRSIVRQNIAGALGAKLLFLVLGFIGSIGLWEAIFADVGVALLAVLNSARAGRGAEGPSE, encoded by the coding sequence ATGGGGCTCCTGGTCCTGATCGTGGGGTTCTTCATCGGCGGCTCGCTCCCGCCCGTCCGACGCGGCATCTTCTATGGCGTCCCCTGGCTGCTCTGTGGGATGCCGGTGCTGTATCACGGGTGGAGCAGCCTGCGCAGAGGGCGCTTCTTCAACGAGTTCACCCTCATGGGTGGGGCGTCCCTGGCGGCCATCGGCCTGGGGGAACTGCCGGAGGCCCTGGCTGTCATGGTCCTCTATCAGCTTGGGGAGTGGCTCCAGGGACGGGCGGCGGGCCGTTCGCGCCGGTCCGTCCGGGCCCTGCTCGCCGAGAAGCCCAAGGTGGCCCACGTTCTGGATGGAGACGACGTCGAGGACCTCGCCCCGGAGGCCGTGACGACGGGTATGAGGGTGGTGGTACGGCCGGGGGAGAAAATTCCGGTGGACGGCACGGTCGTCTCCGGGGAGTCCCAGGTCGACACCGCCCCTATCACGGGTGAGTCGGTCCCCGTGCGCACCGTCGTCGGCTCGAGGGTCTACGGCGGGACGGTATGCCTGGACGGCTCGCTGGTCCTGGAGGCGTCCGGCCCCTTCGAGTCCTCGGAGATCGCCCGCGTGCTGGATATGGTGGAGCGCGCCGCGGCGAACAAGTCCCCCGTGGAGCGGTTCATCACGCGCTTTGCGGCCTGGTACACCCCCGCAATCTTTGGGGTCGCCCTGCTGACGCTTCTGGTTCCGCCCCTCGTCCTGGAAGGAGGGTGGCGGGAGTGGTTCTATCGCTCCCTCGTGGTGCTGATGGTCTCCTGCCCCTGCGCCCTGGTCATCTCCGTGCCGCTGGGGTACTTCGGCGGCATCGGGGCCGCTTCGAGGCGGGGCATCCTGGTCAAGGGCGGGAGCGTCCTTGACGCGATGAGCGGCATCGCCGCCGTGGCCTTCGACAAAACCGGCACGCTGACGGAGGGGGTGTTCAAGGTCACGGTCGTCCGCCCCGCGAAGGGGGTGGCGGAGGAGGAGCTCCGGGAGGGGGCCCGCGTCGCCGAGGCCCTGTCAGGGCATCCCCTGGCCCGCTCCGTCCGCGAGGCCTTCGGGACGGTCAACCCCAGGGGTATCGAGGCCACGGAGGCCGCGGGCAAGGGTGTGCGCGCCCTCCGGAACGGCGAGACGTTCTACGCGGGCAGGGCCGAGTGGCTCCGGGAAAATGGGGTGGACGCCCTCGAGGCACGGGACGACTCTTCGGGCACCCTGATCTATGTGGGGCAGGGCAAACGCTTTCTGGGAACGGTCGAGGTCTCGGACGTCATACGGTCCGACGCCCACCGGACCATCAAAGAGCTGCGCGACAGGGGGATCCGAAGCTACATGCTGACGGGGGACCGCAGGGACACCGCGGAGCGTGTGGCAGAAAAACTGGGGATGGACGACTTTCGCGCCGAGCTCCTGCCCGAGATGAAGGTGGAGGCCTTCCGGGAGCTGACGGAGGGCCGGCCGGCCGCCTTCGTGGGGGACGGGGTGAACGACGCCCCGCTTCTGGCCTCGTCACATGTGGGGATCGCCATGGGGGCCCTGGGCTCCGACGTCGCCATCGAGGCGGCGGACGTTGTGCTCCTCAACGACGCGCCCTCGCGCGTGGCAGAGCTGGCGGAGATCGCGCGGCGGACGCGCAGTATCGTGAGACAGAACATCGCGGGTGCGCTGGGCGCCAAGCTCCTCTTTCTCGTCCTGGGGTTCATCGGCTCCATCGGACTGTGGGAGGCCATCTTCGCCGACGTCGGGGTAGCACTGCTGGCCGTCCTGAACTCGGCCAGGGCCGGGAGGGGGGCGGAAGGCCCTTCCGAGTGA
- a CDS encoding flavodoxin domain-containing protein, with product MEAKIAIVYVSTHHGNTKKVVEAMAEERACDLYPADRAKDVDFSRYDVIGFASGVYFQSLSPAIVQLAKDIELDAHQRTFIVYTAGIDFKNYAVSVERILREKAGTYVGRYACRGYDTWGPFGLFGGIGRKHPTDKELLKAREFIKAL from the coding sequence ATGGAAGCGAAAATCGCAATCGTGTATGTCTCGACCCATCATGGCAACACGAAAAAAGTTGTGGAGGCGATGGCGGAGGAACGGGCCTGCGATCTGTATCCCGCGGACCGGGCGAAGGATGTGGATTTCTCGAGATACGACGTCATCGGGTTTGCGTCGGGCGTGTACTTCCAGTCGTTGAGCCCCGCCATCGTCCAGCTGGCGAAGGACATCGAGCTCGATGCGCATCAGAGGACGTTCATCGTCTACACGGCGGGGATCGACTTCAAGAACTACGCCGTCTCCGTCGAGCGCATCCTAAGGGAGAAGGCCGGAACCTACGTCGGACGATACGCCTGCAGGGGGTACGACACCTGGGGGCCATTCGGGCTCTTCGGCGGGATCGGGAGAAAACACCCGACGGACAAGGAACTTTTGAAGGCCAGGGAGTTCATAAAAGCACTTTAG
- a CDS encoding amino acid racemase, whose amino-acid sequence MLSKPEKKLGILGGMGPAAAAEFLRLLAAGAPARNDAEHPYLMMLSDPDIPDRTAGILGAGPDPLPAMRRDLLRLAEWGADLLVVPCNTAHHFIDRLRADLSVPLVHIVEATLDAARRRSPRGAWLLSTTGTRACGIYPACAERRGYRFLHPSEEQQGRVQRCLCLVKAGETAEAAGLMHGVAEELWREKDMPIVTACTELPLAYAAAGLPAEREVSSLQALCDACLDVLYERGGEGV is encoded by the coding sequence TTGCTCTCCAAGCCAGAAAAAAAGCTGGGGATCCTGGGTGGGATGGGGCCTGCGGCGGCGGCCGAGTTTCTGAGGCTTCTGGCGGCCGGGGCCCCGGCTCGGAACGACGCTGAGCATCCGTATCTTATGATGCTCTCGGACCCCGACATCCCGGACCGAACCGCCGGGATTCTGGGCGCCGGCCCCGATCCTCTGCCCGCGATGCGCCGGGACCTGCTGCGCCTGGCCGAGTGGGGGGCGGATTTGCTAGTCGTCCCCTGCAACACGGCCCATCACTTCATCGACCGCCTTCGGGCCGATCTGTCCGTGCCTCTGGTCCACATCGTGGAGGCCACCCTGGACGCCGCGCGGCGCCGCAGTCCGCGGGGGGCGTGGCTTCTGTCCACAACGGGGACGCGGGCCTGCGGAATCTATCCGGCCTGTGCGGAGCGGAGGGGGTATCGGTTTCTGCACCCGTCGGAGGAACAGCAGGGCCGGGTGCAGCGGTGCCTGTGCTTGGTGAAGGCCGGGGAGACGGCGGAGGCGGCCGGTCTGATGCATGGGGTTGCGGAGGAGCTGTGGCGCGAGAAGGACATGCCGATCGTGACGGCCTGCACGGAATTGCCCCTGGCCTACGCGGCCGCGGGCCTGCCGGCGGAGCGGGAGGTGTCGAGCCTCCAGGCGCTCTGCGACGCCTGTCTCGACGTCCTCTACGAGAGG
- the tsaE gene encoding tRNA (adenosine(37)-N6)-threonylcarbamoyltransferase complex ATPase subunit type 1 TsaE, whose translation MRTAFRILSRSEAATRCLGRVLGMALLPGVTVLLSGDLGAGKTAFVKGVGDALGVAGVCSPSFTLINEYRTKRFLLAHADLYRLDPGGVDELGLEEYAGAEDAVLMVEWPERWRFPPGTEVLDVTLGVRGEEERVFEVRSAGERADKAADALLAGAKDCPDAELL comes from the coding sequence TTGAGGACGGCGTTTCGGATCCTCTCCCGGTCCGAGGCGGCGACGCGGTGCCTTGGGCGGGTCCTGGGGATGGCCCTGCTGCCCGGCGTGACCGTCCTGCTCTCGGGGGATCTGGGGGCCGGCAAGACCGCCTTCGTCAAGGGGGTGGGGGACGCGCTGGGCGTTGCCGGCGTGTGCAGTCCGTCCTTTACCCTGATCAACGAGTACCGCACGAAGCGCTTCCTCCTGGCCCATGCGGACCTCTACCGTCTGGACCCCGGGGGGGTGGACGAGCTGGGCCTGGAGGAGTACGCCGGGGCCGAGGATGCTGTGTTGATGGTGGAGTGGCCGGAGCGCTGGCGCTTTCCGCCGGGGACGGAGGTGCTGGACGTGACGCTGGGCGTGCGGGGGGAGGAGGAACGCGTGTTCGAGGTTCGCTCCGCCGGGGAGCGGGCGGATAAGGCGGCGGACGCCCTGCTCGCCGGTGCGAAGGACTGCCCCGACGCGGAGCTTCTGTGA